A single genomic interval of Nocardioides nitrophenolicus harbors:
- a CDS encoding FAD-dependent monooxygenase, with protein sequence MSEIRVLVTGASIAGPALAHWLCRRGATVTVVEQAPGLRPGGQAVDARGVAKDVIRLMGLDAEVRAACTDTLGGHTVAADGTVLETYRADENDGDGHIAEVEVLRGDLSQVLYDATRDHAEYVFGYRIAELVQDPDGVDVTFASGERRRFDLVIGADGLHSALRSMVFGPHEEHVRHLGMVLAFFTVPNEFGLDGWAIDHNDGGRSAGLRPVPDPTRAIAMLSFPAPDFAIDHRDIAAQKRLLREQMAGFGWETERILAHLDDAPDFYLDQVAQVVLDRWHVGRVGLLGDAAFSASPMSGAGTGLALVGAYLLAGELAASRWDPATGFAGYQERMRDYVAANQEIGRMHVQMLTATGEQPAPEPDMEYFTALIERAVGGPDLPAYDGVPDSAEAAPR encoded by the coding sequence ATGAGCGAGATCAGGGTGCTGGTGACCGGGGCGAGCATCGCGGGGCCTGCGCTCGCCCACTGGCTGTGCCGGCGGGGCGCGACCGTGACGGTGGTGGAGCAGGCGCCCGGGCTGCGGCCGGGTGGTCAGGCGGTGGACGCGCGCGGGGTGGCCAAGGACGTGATCCGGCTGATGGGCCTCGACGCCGAGGTGCGCGCGGCGTGCACCGACACCCTCGGCGGGCACACCGTGGCCGCCGACGGGACGGTGCTGGAGACCTACCGCGCCGACGAGAACGACGGTGACGGCCACATCGCCGAGGTCGAGGTGCTGCGCGGCGACCTGTCCCAGGTCCTGTACGACGCCACCCGCGACCACGCCGAGTACGTCTTCGGCTACCGGATCGCCGAGCTCGTCCAGGACCCCGACGGGGTCGACGTCACCTTCGCCAGCGGCGAGCGCCGGCGTTTCGACCTGGTCATCGGCGCCGACGGGCTGCACTCGGCACTGCGCTCGATGGTGTTCGGGCCGCACGAGGAGCACGTGCGCCACCTCGGCATGGTGCTGGCGTTCTTCACCGTGCCCAACGAGTTCGGTCTCGACGGCTGGGCGATCGACCACAACGACGGCGGCCGCTCCGCGGGCCTGCGCCCCGTCCCGGACCCGACCCGGGCGATCGCGATGCTGTCCTTCCCCGCACCCGACTTCGCCATCGACCACCGCGACATCGCGGCGCAGAAGCGGCTGCTGCGCGAGCAGATGGCGGGCTTCGGCTGGGAGACCGAGCGCATCCTCGCGCACCTCGACGACGCGCCGGACTTCTACCTCGACCAGGTGGCCCAGGTGGTGCTGGACCGATGGCACGTCGGGCGGGTGGGCCTGCTCGGCGACGCGGCGTTCAGCGCGAGTCCGATGTCCGGCGCCGGAACCGGCCTGGCCCTGGTCGGCGCCTACCTGCTGGCCGGCGAGCTCGCCGCCTCCCGCTGGGATCCCGCGACCGGGTTCGCCGGCTACCAGGAGCGGATGCGCGACTACGTGGCCGCCAACCAGGAGATCGGCCGGATGCACGTGCAGATGCTCACCGCCACCGGCGAGCAGCCCGCGCCCGAGCCGGACATGGAGTACTTCACCGCCCTGATCGAGCGTGCGGTCGGCGGACCGGACCTGCCGGCGTACGACGGCGTGCCGGACTCCGCGGAGGCCGCGCCCCGGTAG
- a CDS encoding methylenetetrahydrofolate reductase codes for MDVAARIEAGRGDFVLFAITPPRRSTPAERLPEIARATTQRLEGLDLDGLVLYDIDDESSRNPAERPFPFTPTVDPSTYRSEHLPSWPTPVIVYRAVGKYQPEELRDWLAAQDHRRTLTVLVGAASSGTTTPLSLADAQALRAEANPSLLLGGVAIPERHSRRDNEHLRLIAKQEAGCRFFVTQVVYDLNAAKNLVSDYRYACAERGLTPVPIVFTFSVCGSMKTLEFLRWLGVDVPRWIENDLRHSTNTLRASAEQAAATALELADFCRRLDVPLGLNVESVSIRREEIEASVELAARLRAQVRAT; via the coding sequence GTGGACGTCGCTGCGCGCATCGAGGCCGGCCGGGGCGACTTCGTCCTCTTCGCGATCACCCCGCCCCGACGCTCGACGCCGGCCGAGCGGCTCCCCGAGATCGCCCGCGCCACCACCCAGCGGCTCGAGGGCCTCGACCTCGACGGGCTGGTCCTCTACGACATCGACGACGAGAGCTCCCGCAACCCGGCCGAGCGCCCGTTCCCCTTCACCCCCACGGTGGACCCCTCGACGTACCGCTCCGAGCACCTGCCGAGCTGGCCGACCCCGGTCATCGTCTACCGCGCCGTGGGCAAGTACCAGCCCGAGGAGCTCCGCGACTGGCTCGCCGCGCAGGACCACCGGCGCACCCTGACCGTGCTCGTCGGCGCCGCCTCCAGCGGCACCACCACGCCCCTGTCCCTCGCCGACGCCCAGGCGCTGCGGGCGGAGGCGAACCCGAGCCTGCTCCTCGGGGGAGTGGCGATCCCCGAGCGCCACAGCCGCCGCGACAACGAGCACCTGCGCCTCATCGCCAAGCAGGAGGCAGGCTGCCGCTTCTTCGTCACCCAGGTCGTCTACGACCTCAACGCCGCCAAGAACCTGGTCTCCGACTACCGCTACGCCTGCGCGGAGCGCGGCCTCACCCCGGTCCCCATCGTGTTCACCTTCTCGGTCTGCGGCTCGATGAAGACCCTCGAGTTCCTGCGGTGGCTCGGCGTCGACGTACCGCGGTGGATCGAGAACGACCTGCGGCACTCCACCAACACCCTGCGCGCGTCCGCCGAGCAGGCCGCCGCGACCGCGCTGGAGCTGGCCGACTTCTGCCGCCGGCTCGACGTACCGCTGGGGTTGAACGTGGAGAGCGTCTCGATCCGGCGGGAGGAGATCGAGGCTTCCGTCGAGCTCGCGGCGCGGTTGCGTGCGCAGGTGCGGGCTACTTGA
- a CDS encoding mycofactocin-coupled SDR family oxidoreductase produces the protein MAGRVEGKVAFITGAARGQGRSHAVRLAEEGADIIAVDALKDIDTVPYPMATEEDMQETVRLVEALGRRIYSAPADVRDFGSLQSALDAGVEALGHVDIVLANAGILSFGDAHELSEETWAEMIDINLSGVWRTAKAAIPHLIRQGTGGSIVLTASVAGLRSYTGVGHYVSAKHGVVGLMKTLAQELAEHRVRVNTVNPTQVDTPMVQNQGMYDLFSPDLEHPTKDDFAKASGDTILYPIPWVESIDVSNAVLFLASDEARYITGVALPVDGGVLVK, from the coding sequence ATGGCAGGACGAGTTGAGGGCAAGGTCGCGTTCATCACCGGCGCCGCCCGTGGGCAGGGGCGCAGCCACGCGGTCCGCCTGGCCGAGGAGGGTGCCGACATCATCGCCGTCGACGCCCTCAAGGACATCGACACCGTGCCCTACCCGATGGCCACCGAGGAGGACATGCAGGAGACGGTCCGCCTGGTCGAGGCCCTGGGGCGGCGGATCTACTCCGCACCGGCCGACGTCCGCGACTTCGGCTCGCTCCAGTCGGCCCTCGACGCCGGCGTCGAGGCCTTGGGGCACGTCGACATCGTGCTCGCCAACGCAGGGATCTTGTCCTTCGGCGACGCGCACGAGCTGTCGGAGGAGACCTGGGCCGAGATGATCGACATCAACCTCTCCGGCGTGTGGCGCACGGCGAAGGCCGCCATCCCCCACCTGATCCGCCAGGGCACCGGCGGCTCGATCGTGCTCACGGCGTCGGTCGCCGGCCTCCGGTCGTACACCGGGGTCGGGCACTACGTGTCGGCCAAGCACGGCGTCGTGGGCCTGATGAAGACCCTCGCCCAGGAGCTGGCCGAGCACCGCGTGCGTGTCAACACCGTCAACCCGACCCAGGTCGACACCCCGATGGTCCAGAACCAGGGCATGTACGACCTGTTCAGCCCGGACCTGGAGCACCCGACGAAGGACGACTTCGCGAAGGCCTCGGGCGACACGATCCTCTACCCGATCCCGTGGGTCGAGTCGATCGACGTCAGCAACGCCGTGCTGTTCCTCGCCTCGGACGAGGCGCGCTACATCACCGGCGTCGCGCTCCCCGTCGACGGGGGTGTGCTCGTCAAGTAG
- a CDS encoding mycofactocin-coupled SDR family oxidoreductase, with translation MSAGRVAGMVALVTGAARGQGRSHAVRLAEEGADLILVDRCADLPEVPYPLATRADLDETVRQVEALGRRAVAYVADVRDAPGLTEAVDDGVDRLGRLDVVCANVGVNAPAPAHEITEEQWQTVVDIDLGGTWRTVKAAIPHLLRQGTGGSVVLTSSAAGLKGYANIAHYTAAKHGINGLMKTLAQELAPHRIRVNSLNPTQVDTPMIMNDPMYRLFCPGLEAPGREDFAPVSQAMNALPTPWVESRDVSNAVLFLASDESRYITGVALPVDAGVLVK, from the coding sequence ATGAGCGCCGGACGCGTGGCCGGCATGGTCGCACTGGTCACCGGCGCTGCCCGAGGACAGGGCCGCAGCCACGCGGTGCGTCTCGCCGAGGAGGGCGCCGACCTCATCCTCGTCGACCGGTGCGCCGACCTGCCCGAGGTGCCCTACCCCCTCGCCACGCGGGCCGACCTCGACGAGACGGTCCGCCAGGTCGAGGCGCTGGGACGCCGTGCGGTCGCGTACGTCGCCGACGTCCGCGACGCTCCGGGCCTGACCGAGGCCGTCGACGACGGCGTGGACCGGCTCGGCCGGCTCGACGTCGTCTGCGCGAACGTCGGCGTCAACGCCCCGGCGCCCGCCCACGAGATCACCGAGGAGCAGTGGCAGACCGTGGTCGACATCGACCTCGGTGGCACCTGGCGCACGGTCAAGGCCGCGATCCCCCATCTGTTGCGCCAGGGCACGGGTGGGTCGGTCGTGCTCACCAGCTCGGCCGCGGGTCTCAAGGGCTACGCCAACATCGCGCACTACACCGCCGCGAAGCACGGGATCAACGGGCTGATGAAGACCCTGGCGCAGGAGCTCGCGCCGCACCGCATCCGCGTGAACAGTCTCAACCCGACGCAGGTCGACACCCCGATGATCATGAACGACCCGATGTACCGGCTGTTCTGTCCCGGCCTCGAGGCCCCGGGACGCGAGGACTTCGCACCGGTCTCGCAGGCGATGAACGCTCTGCCGACTCCCTGGGTGGAGTCGCGGGACGTCAGCAACGCCGTACTCTTCCTGGCCTCGGACGAGTCCAGGTACATCACAGGCGTAGCGCTGCCGGTCGACGCCGGCGTGCTCGTCAAGTAG
- a CDS encoding ABC transporter permease, translating to MSQNQAQLAPAPAAVTEDRRLLRRLDRHRNVLVPTVAVVALVVYFQSQTSAFVSADSAQNILRQMAFLTVVALAGTFVILIGGIDLSVAANATLAGILIATWIDDFGGTLAILLVVAVGAVVGLVNGLITTFLKVPSFLVTLGMMSILNGISNSISNGGPVSYRSDLLQRLVNESTIPGIPNGALIAIVLTAIATVIAFATPFGRHLYAVGSNERAAALSGVRVQAVKLAVFALAGAVAAIAGIIFTGQASTGVPMGADPSLLNSIAAIVVGGTALSGGVGGPHRTLLGALVIVLLSSGMDITSVDPYTQLIVKGAVVIAAVALTIDRRRYGIIK from the coding sequence GTGTCCCAGAACCAAGCCCAGCTCGCCCCGGCGCCAGCAGCAGTGACGGAGGACCGACGCCTGCTTCGCCGGCTGGACCGCCACCGCAACGTGCTCGTCCCGACGGTCGCCGTCGTCGCGCTCGTGGTCTACTTCCAGTCGCAGACCTCGGCCTTCGTCTCGGCCGACTCGGCGCAGAACATCCTGCGACAGATGGCCTTCCTGACCGTCGTCGCCCTCGCCGGCACCTTCGTCATCCTGATCGGCGGGATCGACCTGTCGGTGGCGGCCAACGCCACGCTCGCCGGGATCCTGATCGCCACCTGGATCGACGACTTCGGCGGGACGCTCGCGATCCTCCTGGTCGTCGCTGTCGGCGCCGTCGTCGGCCTCGTCAACGGCCTGATCACCACGTTCTTGAAAGTGCCGTCCTTCCTCGTGACGCTGGGCATGATGTCGATCCTCAACGGCATCTCCAACTCGATCTCCAACGGCGGGCCGGTGTCCTACCGGTCGGATCTGCTGCAGAGGCTGGTCAACGAGTCGACCATCCCCGGCATCCCGAACGGCGCGCTCATCGCCATCGTCCTCACCGCGATCGCGACGGTCATCGCCTTCGCCACCCCGTTCGGCCGTCACCTGTACGCCGTCGGCAGCAACGAACGCGCCGCGGCCCTCAGCGGCGTGCGGGTGCAAGCGGTCAAGCTGGCGGTGTTCGCGCTGGCCGGCGCGGTCGCCGCCATCGCCGGGATCATCTTCACCGGCCAGGCGAGCACCGGCGTGCCGATGGGCGCCGATCCCAGCCTCCTGAACTCGATCGCGGCGATCGTCGTCGGCGGCACCGCCCTCTCCGGCGGAGTTGGCGGCCCGCATCGCACCTTGCTCGGCGCGCTCGTGATCGTGCTGCTGAGCTCCGGCATGGACATCACATCGGTCGATCCGTATACCCAGCTGATCGTCAAGGGCGCTGTCGTGATCGCCGCGGTCGCCTTGACGATCGACCGCCGACGCTACGGGATCATCAAATGA
- a CDS encoding sugar ABC transporter ATP-binding protein, whose protein sequence is MTSTPTIRLAGVSKSYGPVHALRDVSLEVRPGEVLGLIGENGAGKSTLIGVLSGTVRPDSGRLTIGDAEAPLGDPRALSGLGISVVVQEQALVDALRVHENIYLGREYEVGGRGPGRRARLRAAARALLEDLHIAGVAADDVVADLTYPQRQLVEIAKAFSRAGAGGAAPVILLDEPTSALSETEVEILFDLVERWRERVSFIFVSHILQDVLRISTRLLVLRDGRTVDTLDNRGISAERLHELMVGTERSTDYYREHEQLGARADEPVLELRGAGVTGEFEGVDLQVRPGEIVGLAGVIGSGKSTLAAAVAGAHRLDAGSVVLDGRVRRRWSSPAAVAAGVLYVPPERALDSLFATASVRGNISIGFLDLLRSKWTRLLRLREERVRAAALADRLRIKTKDLGTPIGELSGGNQQKAVFARWQGRSCRVLVLNDPTRGIDVGTREEIYGLIRDLATEGIGVLLCAESLEEVIGMADRIVVMKDGVVTAEIASPTTAKPTEVDVIKHMM, encoded by the coding sequence ATGACCTCGACCCCCACCATCCGGCTCGCGGGCGTGTCGAAGAGCTACGGACCCGTGCACGCCCTGCGCGACGTCTCGCTCGAGGTGCGCCCCGGCGAGGTGCTCGGTCTGATCGGCGAGAACGGCGCCGGGAAGTCGACCCTCATCGGCGTCCTGAGCGGAACGGTCCGCCCCGACTCCGGTCGGCTGACGATCGGCGACGCCGAGGCCCCGCTGGGCGACCCGCGGGCACTCAGCGGGCTCGGCATCTCCGTCGTCGTCCAGGAGCAGGCGCTCGTGGACGCGCTGCGGGTGCACGAGAACATCTACCTCGGACGGGAGTACGAGGTGGGCGGGCGGGGTCCGGGCCGGCGAGCTCGGCTCCGGGCCGCCGCCCGCGCACTGCTCGAGGATCTGCACATCGCCGGCGTGGCCGCCGACGACGTCGTCGCCGACCTGACCTACCCGCAGCGCCAGCTGGTCGAGATCGCGAAGGCGTTCTCGCGGGCCGGCGCGGGAGGCGCCGCCCCGGTGATCCTGCTCGACGAGCCCACCAGCGCGCTCAGCGAGACCGAGGTCGAGATCCTGTTCGACCTGGTCGAGCGGTGGCGCGAGCGGGTCTCGTTCATCTTCGTGTCCCACATCCTGCAGGACGTGCTGCGCATCAGCACCCGCCTCCTGGTGCTGCGTGACGGTCGCACGGTCGACACCCTCGACAACCGGGGCATCTCGGCCGAACGGCTTCATGAGCTGATGGTCGGTACCGAGCGCAGCACCGACTACTACCGCGAGCACGAGCAGCTCGGCGCGCGCGCCGACGAGCCCGTCCTGGAGCTGCGCGGCGCGGGTGTCACCGGCGAGTTCGAGGGCGTCGACCTCCAGGTCAGGCCCGGGGAGATCGTCGGCCTCGCCGGCGTCATCGGGTCGGGCAAGTCGACCCTGGCCGCGGCGGTCGCCGGCGCGCATCGGCTCGACGCCGGCTCGGTGGTCCTCGACGGCCGGGTGCGGCGGCGGTGGAGCAGCCCGGCAGCCGTCGCGGCCGGCGTGCTGTACGTCCCGCCGGAGCGGGCGCTCGACTCGCTGTTCGCCACCGCGTCGGTGCGCGGCAACATCTCGATCGGGTTCCTGGACCTGCTCCGCTCGAAGTGGACCCGCCTGCTGCGCCTGCGAGAGGAGCGCGTCCGTGCGGCGGCTCTCGCGGACCGGTTGCGGATCAAGACCAAGGACCTCGGCACTCCCATCGGTGAGCTGAGCGGAGGCAACCAGCAGAAGGCGGTGTTCGCGCGGTGGCAGGGACGGTCCTGCCGCGTGCTCGTCCTCAACGACCCCACGAGAGGCATCGACGTCGGCACGCGCGAGGAGATCTACGGGCTCATCCGCGACCTGGCGACCGAGGGCATCGGCGTCCTGCTCTGCGCCGAGTCCCTCGAGGAGGTCATCGGGATGGCCGACCGGATCGTCGTCATGAAGGACGGCGTCGTGACCGCCGAGATCGCCTCCCCCACCACCGCCAAGCCGACCGAGGTCGACGTGATCAAGCACATGATGTGA
- a CDS encoding sugar ABC transporter substrate-binding protein, translating into MASTESRIVDIARDPSFFPSPLSRRAFLSVAGAAGLAVGLSACGDDSTGKGKGKSVASKSWIQVTTLSNDFFVAFNEGGKQAMKALGVEVASLEDQGNVNTALGQIGTVKAAGGKSVFGTPATEAQAAAVTKAAQAAGILYASSYTAPPWYTPADADKWVRFITPMSTKIAEATARALFEEVGGSGTIIHVPGAKGSSADDQRTAGLNAALADFPDIEIKTASPGNWTSEDARKSFTNILPSVGDFVGVFAQNDSQAAGVIAALDAQGIKGKAVTGFDGNQQNVQYIADGKQFLTSATIGGLTAGLLGVTTFDALNGVEFSLPERFMAQGALLVKPDSAATVLDTIYQDQLPFDWSAMSRSLNPDSWDPQTVLNPIDPEEYYQGVPQDEYTLNKAWAKADIAGVRETYDAAFKSGPLFAFKSELVA; encoded by the coding sequence ATGGCTTCCACCGAATCTCGCATCGTCGACATCGCCCGCGACCCGTCCTTCTTCCCCAGCCCCCTGTCCCGGCGGGCCTTCCTCTCCGTCGCCGGCGCTGCCGGCCTCGCCGTCGGTCTCAGCGCCTGCGGCGACGACAGCACGGGCAAGGGGAAGGGCAAGTCGGTCGCGTCGAAGTCCTGGATCCAGGTCACGACGCTGTCCAACGACTTCTTCGTCGCCTTCAACGAGGGCGGCAAGCAGGCGATGAAGGCGCTCGGCGTCGAGGTCGCGTCTCTGGAGGACCAGGGCAACGTGAACACCGCACTCGGCCAGATCGGCACCGTCAAGGCGGCGGGCGGCAAGTCCGTCTTCGGCACACCTGCCACCGAGGCTCAGGCGGCGGCCGTCACCAAGGCCGCTCAGGCGGCCGGCATCCTCTACGCCAGCTCCTACACGGCGCCGCCCTGGTACACGCCGGCCGACGCCGACAAGTGGGTCCGGTTCATCACGCCGATGTCGACCAAGATCGCCGAGGCGACCGCACGCGCGCTGTTCGAGGAGGTCGGCGGCAGCGGCACGATCATCCACGTGCCCGGCGCCAAGGGCTCCTCGGCCGACGACCAGCGCACCGCCGGCCTCAACGCCGCCCTCGCGGACTTCCCGGACATCGAGATCAAGACGGCCTCGCCGGGGAACTGGACGTCGGAGGACGCCCGCAAGTCGTTCACCAACATCCTGCCGTCGGTCGGGGACTTCGTCGGCGTCTTCGCCCAGAACGACAGCCAGGCCGCGGGGGTCATCGCCGCCCTCGACGCACAGGGCATCAAGGGCAAGGCCGTCACCGGATTCGACGGCAACCAGCAGAACGTCCAGTACATCGCGGACGGGAAGCAGTTCCTCACGAGCGCGACCATCGGTGGCCTGACCGCGGGCCTGCTCGGCGTCACCACCTTCGACGCGCTCAACGGCGTCGAGTTCTCGCTGCCCGAGCGCTTCATGGCGCAGGGTGCGCTGCTGGTGAAGCCCGACTCGGCCGCCACGGTGCTCGACACGATCTACCAGGACCAGCTCCCGTTCGACTGGTCCGCGATGAGCCGCTCGCTCAACCCGGACTCCTGGGACCCGCAGACGGTGCTCAACCCGATCGACCCGGAGGAGTACTACCAGGGCGTGCCCCAGGACGAGTACACCCTCAACAAGGCATGGGCGAAGGCCGACATCGCGGGGGTCCGCGAGACCTACGACGCGGCGTTCAAGTCCGGACCGCTGTTCGCGTTCAAGAGCGAGCTCGTCGCGTGA
- a CDS encoding alpha/beta hydrolase, producing MRRDDVEFQSEGTTVRGWLYRPDTDDPTPAVVLAGGWCYVRELVMPYYAEAFARAGIAALVFDYRNLGVSDGEPRQHLDPTAQVRDYRNALSFLERTPGIDPDRLGAWGISYSGGHVLILAATDPRVKAIVSQIPVVDGHRNMRRVHGTLGYRRLWSAILEDRRLRYDDPSQRLYLPHASEDPEHELSAWPFPETKSTFLQLQATEAPLYQNLSTMESVDLLLDYDVNYFVDRIYDTPSMMIVAEGDDLTLWDLEIETFNAIPSARKELVVLPHTSHMTLYSDRSKLAAAAEHATAWFAQHLLPDATA from the coding sequence ATGCGACGCGACGACGTCGAGTTCCAGAGCGAGGGGACCACGGTCCGCGGCTGGCTGTACCGGCCGGACACCGACGACCCGACGCCGGCGGTGGTCCTCGCCGGCGGGTGGTGCTATGTCCGTGAGCTCGTCATGCCCTACTACGCCGAGGCGTTCGCCCGGGCAGGCATCGCGGCCCTCGTGTTCGACTACCGGAACCTCGGGGTCTCCGACGGTGAGCCGCGCCAGCACCTCGACCCCACCGCCCAGGTTCGCGACTACCGCAACGCGTTGAGCTTCCTCGAGCGCACCCCGGGCATCGATCCCGACCGTCTGGGCGCGTGGGGCATCTCCTACTCGGGCGGGCACGTGTTGATCCTCGCCGCCACCGACCCCCGGGTGAAGGCCATCGTCAGCCAGATCCCCGTCGTCGACGGCCATCGCAACATGCGACGCGTCCACGGGACGCTGGGCTATCGCCGCCTGTGGTCGGCGATCCTCGAAGACCGCCGGCTCCGGTACGACGACCCGAGCCAGCGGCTCTATCTGCCGCACGCGTCCGAGGACCCCGAGCACGAGCTCTCGGCCTGGCCGTTCCCGGAGACCAAGTCGACCTTCCTCCAGCTGCAGGCCACCGAGGCCCCGCTCTATCAGAACCTCAGCACCATGGAGTCGGTCGACCTGCTGCTCGACTACGACGTCAACTACTTCGTCGACCGCATCTACGACACCCCGTCGATGATGATCGTCGCGGAAGGCGACGACCTGACCCTGTGGGACCTGGAGATCGAGACCTTCAACGCCATTCCGAGCGCCCGCAAGGAGCTCGTCGTCCTGCCCCACACCTCCCACATGACGCTCTACAGCGACCGGAGCAAGCTCGCGGCGGCCGCCGAGCACGCCACCGCCTGGTTCGCCCAGCACCTGCTCCCCGACGCGACCGCCTGA
- a CDS encoding alpha-ketoacid dehydrogenase subunit alpha/beta codes for MDDQGLLLAYERMMVVRRMEERISALYAADAIPGFVHTSIGQEACAVGALLHARPTDVITSTHRGHGHVLAKGLEPRRVLAELMGKETGACRGRGGSMHVADPSLGIFGANGIVGAGLPIGVGAAHALRVRGQGDLVVSFFGDGAVATGAFHESVNLAALWRLPMVFFCENNGYSEFSRADDQHPVPVRDRAAAYGIEAVRLDGSDVEAVAAGMREVFETVRAGRGPVLVEATTVRVHGHYEGDPQRYRDAAAMAAEVAAADPLTLARARLVARAVPAQEIEATEARALAVVDDAEAFARTSAEPSAETALDHAYAPRRVLPEPGPLPEDRPVMSQSRVVRQALDDALEASSEVFLAGIDVAGGNVFGVTRGLAQAHPGRVLDTPISETAIMGLGVGSAMAGMRPVVELMYVDFLGVCLDQLMNQAAKLRLMTGGAVSVPMVVRTQFGSGRSSGSQHSQSLEALLAHIPGLTVVMPSSGTEAYGLLRSAIDDDNPVVFLEHRLIYERKSPLPPPDYRIPLGRARIARPGRDVTVVAWSRMVAHAVEAAELLASEGIDVEVVDLRSIVPLDRDTILDSFARTNRMVIAQEAVVDFGVGAEIAALAVDAGFWSLDAPVVRVGAAYAPAPYAPALEREWGAGVDDIVVAVRRVTAC; via the coding sequence ATGGACGACCAGGGCCTGCTGCTCGCGTACGAGAGGATGATGGTCGTACGGCGGATGGAGGAGCGGATCTCCGCGCTCTACGCCGCCGACGCCATCCCCGGCTTCGTGCACACGTCCATCGGACAGGAGGCCTGCGCGGTCGGCGCCCTGCTGCACGCCCGGCCGACGGACGTGATCACCTCCACCCACCGTGGCCACGGCCACGTGCTCGCCAAGGGCCTGGAGCCGCGCCGGGTGCTTGCGGAGCTGATGGGCAAGGAGACCGGGGCCTGCCGCGGACGCGGGGGCTCGATGCACGTCGCCGACCCTTCGCTCGGCATCTTCGGCGCCAACGGCATCGTGGGGGCGGGGCTGCCCATCGGGGTCGGCGCTGCCCACGCGCTGCGGGTGCGGGGACAAGGCGACCTCGTCGTGAGCTTCTTCGGAGACGGTGCAGTCGCGACGGGGGCCTTCCACGAGTCGGTCAATCTCGCCGCGCTCTGGCGGCTGCCGATGGTCTTCTTCTGCGAGAACAACGGATACTCCGAGTTCTCGCGTGCGGATGACCAGCACCCGGTGCCAGTGCGCGACCGCGCGGCGGCGTACGGGATCGAGGCGGTACGCCTCGACGGGTCCGACGTCGAGGCGGTGGCCGCCGGCATGCGGGAGGTGTTCGAGACGGTGCGCGCCGGCCGGGGGCCGGTGCTCGTGGAGGCGACGACGGTGCGGGTCCATGGCCACTACGAGGGCGACCCCCAGCGCTACCGCGACGCCGCGGCGATGGCGGCCGAGGTCGCCGCTGCGGATCCGCTGACCCTCGCCCGCGCGCGGCTCGTCGCGCGCGCGGTCCCCGCCCAGGAGATCGAGGCGACCGAGGCGCGGGCGCTGGCCGTCGTCGACGATGCGGAGGCGTTCGCACGCACGTCGGCCGAGCCGTCGGCCGAGACCGCACTCGACCACGCGTACGCGCCGCGCCGCGTCCTGCCGGAGCCCGGCCCGTTGCCCGAGGACCGCCCCGTGATGTCCCAGTCACGAGTGGTGCGACAGGCCCTCGACGACGCACTCGAGGCGAGCTCCGAGGTCTTCCTCGCCGGAATCGACGTCGCCGGGGGAAACGTCTTCGGTGTCACCCGCGGCCTCGCCCAGGCCCATCCCGGCCGGGTGCTCGACACGCCGATCTCGGAGACCGCGATCATGGGACTCGGCGTGGGTTCGGCGATGGCGGGCATGCGGCCCGTGGTCGAGCTCATGTACGTCGACTTCCTGGGAGTCTGCCTCGACCAGCTGATGAACCAGGCGGCCAAGCTGCGGCTGATGACCGGCGGGGCCGTCAGCGTGCCGATGGTGGTACGGACCCAGTTCGGCTCGGGACGCTCCTCGGGAAGTCAGCACTCGCAGAGCCTCGAGGCACTGCTGGCCCACATCCCGGGGCTCACGGTGGTGATGCCGAGCTCGGGCACCGAGGCCTACGGTCTGCTCCGCTCGGCGATCGACGACGACAACCCGGTCGTCTTCCTCGAGCATCGACTGATCTACGAGCGGAAGTCGCCGTTGCCGCCGCCCGACTACCGGATCCCGCTCGGCCGGGCTCGGATCGCTCGCCCCGGTCGCGATGTCACGGTGGTCGCGTGGTCCCGGATGGTCGCACACGCGGTCGAGGCCGCGGAGCTGCTGGCGAGCGAGGGAATCGACGTCGAGGTGGTCGACCTGCGCTCCATCGTGCCGCTCGACCGGGACACGATCCTCGACTCCTTCGCCCGGACCAACCGGATGGTGATCGCCCAGGAGGCGGTCGTCGACTTCGGCGTGGGAGCCGAGATAGCCGCGCTCGCGGTCGACGCCGGGTTCTGGTCACTCGACGCCCCCGTCGTGCGCGTCGGGGCAGCGTATGCGCCGGCGCCGTACGCCCCCGCCCTGGAGCGGGAGTGGGGAGCGGGGGTCGACGACATCGTCGTCGCCGTCCGCAGGGTGACGGCATGCTGA